From one Microlunatus sp. Gsoil 973 genomic stretch:
- a CDS encoding SIS domain-containing protein, with product MGTSSQSAPGSFVTAEIASQPDVWSQGIDLAGKLADQLPRPGERVAFVGCGTSWFVSQVIAAWRESSGLGESDAFTATETPIHRSYDRIVAITRSGTTTEVIDLLTAVSGKIPTVTLTAVPDTPVAEASDELIDLSFADEQSVVQTRFATTAMMLFRQAYGLVPDGILEACREATTAELPAEQVTAEQISFLGTGWTIGVANEAALKFRETSSSWAESYSAMEYRHGPISIAQPGRLTWMFGDAPAGLADQVAETGAGFVDHDCDPLVDLVLAQRVAVARALQLGGDPDQPRNLTRSVVLS from the coding sequence GTGGGCACCTCTTCCCAGTCGGCGCCAGGATCGTTCGTCACCGCAGAAATCGCCTCCCAGCCCGACGTGTGGTCCCAGGGCATCGACCTGGCCGGCAAGCTGGCCGATCAGCTGCCCAGACCGGGCGAGCGAGTCGCGTTCGTCGGCTGCGGCACATCCTGGTTCGTCAGCCAGGTGATCGCTGCCTGGCGGGAATCCTCCGGACTCGGGGAGTCCGACGCGTTCACAGCCACCGAGACGCCGATCCACCGCTCGTACGACCGGATCGTGGCCATCACCCGGTCCGGTACGACCACCGAGGTCATCGACCTGCTGACCGCGGTGAGCGGAAAGATCCCGACGGTCACCCTGACCGCCGTCCCGGACACCCCGGTTGCCGAGGCCTCCGATGAGCTGATCGATCTGTCCTTCGCCGACGAGCAATCGGTGGTGCAGACCCGGTTCGCCACCACGGCGATGATGTTGTTCCGGCAGGCGTACGGGCTGGTCCCGGACGGCATTCTCGAGGCCTGCCGGGAGGCGACCACCGCCGAACTGCCGGCAGAACAGGTCACCGCCGAGCAGATCAGCTTCCTCGGCACGGGCTGGACGATCGGCGTCGCCAACGAGGCCGCATTGAAGTTTCGCGAGACGTCGTCCAGTTGGGCCGAGTCCTATTCGGCGATGGAGTACCGTCACGGCCCGATCAGCATCGCCCAGCCCGGCCGGCTGACCTGGATGTTCGGCGATGCCCCGGCCGGGCTGGCCGACCAGGTCGCCGAGACCGGCGCCGGATTCGTCGACCATGATTGTGATCCGCTGGTCGATCTTGTGCTGGCCCAGCGCGTCGCCGTCGCCCGCGCCCTGCAATTGGGCGGCGATCCCGACCAGCCGCGGAATCTCACCCGATCGGTCGTGCTGTCCTGA